A window from Thiomonas sp. FB-Cd encodes these proteins:
- a CDS encoding 2-oxoacid:acceptor oxidoreductase subunit alpha, whose product MKRIEAVNDFVIKFANVNGSGSASANELFAKAILRMGVPVSPRNIFPSNIQGMPTWYEARVCEKGYLGRRGGVDMMVAMNPQTWAADVAEVQSGGYLFYDSTRPVAESALRKDIEVIGVPLTEICNAAYADPRQRQLFKNIIYVGALSVLLDVDAAVFETLFAEQYRGKELLLESNVRALHLGRDYVKNHLQAPLGIRVQRADKVGNQIFTDGNSAAALGCVYGGATVAAWYPITPSSSVAETFQKFCDKFRVEPQSGKNRVAIVQAEDELASIGVVVGAGWNGARAFTATSGPGISLMTEFIGLAYFAEIPITIIDVQRGGPSTGMPTRTQQSDLLACAYASHGDTKHVLLFPEDPHECFEHAAAALDLAERLQTPIFVMSDLDIGMNQRLCKPFTWDDARAYDRGKVMTAEELEAGKDFGRYKDVDGDGIPWRTLPGTHPTLGSYFTRGTTRDPYARYSERGSDYVYNMERLLKKFKTAAALAPQPELRRAERATRLGVLYFGSTSPAMREALDVLTQQGYELDALRLRAFPFAESVSQFMAEHDKVFVVEQNRDAQMHTLLVNELSIDPARLVKVLHYDGTPITARFISEAIAQNLTPVQTETPLQKEAA is encoded by the coding sequence ATGAAACGCATCGAGGCGGTCAACGACTTCGTCATCAAGTTTGCCAACGTCAACGGCTCGGGCTCGGCCTCGGCCAACGAGCTGTTTGCCAAGGCGATCCTGCGCATGGGCGTGCCCGTGAGTCCGCGCAACATTTTCCCCAGCAACATCCAGGGGATGCCGACGTGGTACGAAGCGCGCGTGTGCGAAAAGGGCTATCTCGGCCGGCGCGGCGGGGTGGACATGATGGTGGCCATGAACCCGCAAACCTGGGCCGCGGACGTGGCCGAAGTTCAAAGCGGCGGCTACCTCTTTTATGACAGCACGCGCCCGGTGGCGGAGTCGGCGCTGCGCAAGGACATCGAGGTCATCGGCGTTCCGTTGACCGAGATCTGCAATGCGGCCTATGCGGACCCGCGTCAGCGGCAGTTGTTCAAGAACATCATTTATGTGGGCGCACTGTCGGTGCTCCTGGATGTGGACGCCGCGGTCTTCGAGACGCTCTTTGCCGAACAGTACCGGGGCAAGGAGTTGCTGCTCGAATCGAACGTGCGGGCCTTGCACCTTGGGCGTGATTACGTCAAAAACCATCTCCAGGCGCCGCTGGGCATCCGGGTGCAGCGCGCCGACAAGGTGGGCAACCAGATTTTCACCGACGGCAATAGCGCGGCGGCACTTGGCTGCGTCTACGGAGGGGCGACGGTTGCAGCCTGGTATCCGATCACCCCGTCATCGTCGGTGGCGGAAACCTTCCAGAAGTTCTGCGACAAATTCCGCGTCGAACCCCAAAGCGGCAAGAACAGGGTGGCGATCGTCCAGGCCGAGGATGAGTTGGCATCCATCGGCGTGGTGGTCGGCGCAGGCTGGAACGGCGCGCGGGCCTTCACGGCCACATCCGGCCCCGGCATCTCGCTGATGACGGAGTTCATCGGCCTGGCGTACTTTGCCGAGATCCCCATCACGATCATCGATGTGCAGCGCGGCGGACCGTCGACGGGCATGCCCACGCGCACCCAGCAATCCGATCTGCTCGCCTGCGCCTATGCGTCCCACGGCGACACCAAGCATGTCTTGCTGTTCCCGGAAGACCCGCATGAATGTTTCGAGCATGCAGCGGCCGCACTGGACCTTGCTGAGCGGCTGCAGACACCGATCTTCGTCATGAGTGACCTGGACATCGGGATGAACCAGCGCCTGTGCAAGCCGTTCACATGGGACGACGCGCGCGCCTATGACCGGGGCAAGGTGATGACCGCGGAGGAGCTCGAGGCCGGCAAGGACTTTGGTCGATACAAGGATGTGGATGGGGACGGAATTCCCTGGCGCACATTGCCTGGCACGCACCCCACGCTCGGCAGCTATTTCACGCGCGGCACGACCCGTGATCCGTACGCGCGCTATTCGGAGCGGGGGTCCGACTACGTGTACAACATGGAACGGCTGCTGAAGAAGTTCAAGACGGCGGCCGCGCTTGCGCCGCAGCCCGAGCTGCGCCGCGCCGAGCGTGCAACGCGGCTTGGCGTGCTGTACTTCGGCTCGACCAGTCCGGCCATGCGCGAAGCGCTCGATGTGCTAACGCAGCAAGGCTACGAGCTCGATGCCTTGCGGCTGCGCGCATTCCCGTTTGCCGAGTCGGTGAGCCAGTTCATGGCGGAACACGACAAGGTGTTCGTGGTCGAACAGAACCGCGACGCCCAGATGCACACGCTGTTGGTCAACGAGCTGTCGATCGATCCGGCGCGTCTGGTGAAGGTGCTGCATTATGACGGCACGCCCATCACGGCGCGCTTCATCAGCGAAGCGATTGCCCAAAACCTGACCCCGGTGCAGACGGAGACCCCGCTGCAAAAGGAGGCGGCATGA
- a CDS encoding FAD-dependent oxidoreductase produces MKPTDTADPDYFHKVVDCQWACPAHTPVPEYIRLIAQGRNADAYMVNWVSNVFPGVLGRTCDRPCEPACRRGRVEQNNRAQPEPVAICRLKRVAADHKGDVRSRMPAIGPSNGKRVACVGAGPASLTVARDLAPLGYAVTIFDGEAKAGGFIRSQIPRFRLPEAVIDEETGYILDMGVEFRSGQRVQSMRSLLNEGYDAIFVGCGAPRGRDLDLPGRREAADLVHIGIDWLASVSFGHITSSAKRVIVLGGGNTAMDCCRSARRLGSTDVKVIVRSGFAEMKASPWEKEDALHEGIPILNFHVPKAFVHENGKLTGMRFDVVEAVYDGNGKRTLVSTGEPEVFVECDAVLIAVGQENAFPWIESDVGIAFDKWGLPVLHGSTFQSTLERVFFGGDAAYGPKNIITAVAHGHEAAISIDRFVHAQDVRVRPAPTTNLMSTKMGIHEWTYHNDVSPDTRFRVPWAAAEVALASIRVEVEMGFDAATAFKEASRCLNCDVQTVFNRQACIECDACTDVCPMDCITFTHNGEEAELRTRLKAPARNLTQALYVSAPLKTGRVMVKDEDVCLHCGLCAERCPTGAWDMQKFQLTTVQAGPYSRAAQPIPSTLEVA; encoded by the coding sequence TTGAAACCCACGGACACAGCCGATCCAGACTACTTCCACAAAGTCGTTGATTGTCAGTGGGCCTGCCCGGCCCACACTCCGGTGCCGGAGTACATCCGTCTGATTGCGCAAGGCCGCAACGCCGACGCCTACATGGTGAACTGGGTCTCCAACGTGTTCCCCGGCGTGCTCGGGCGCACCTGCGACCGGCCCTGCGAGCCCGCCTGCCGCCGCGGCCGTGTCGAGCAGAACAACCGCGCACAGCCCGAGCCCGTGGCCATCTGCCGCCTCAAGCGTGTCGCGGCCGACCACAAGGGCGACGTCAGGAGCCGCATGCCGGCCATCGGCCCCAGCAACGGAAAGCGCGTCGCCTGCGTCGGCGCCGGACCTGCGTCCCTCACCGTGGCGCGTGATCTTGCGCCACTGGGCTACGCGGTGACGATCTTTGATGGGGAAGCCAAGGCCGGGGGGTTCATCCGCTCGCAGATTCCGCGGTTTCGCCTGCCCGAGGCCGTGATCGATGAGGAAACCGGCTACATCCTGGACATGGGTGTGGAGTTCAGGAGTGGGCAGCGCGTGCAGTCCATGCGCAGTCTGCTGAACGAGGGCTACGACGCAATCTTCGTCGGCTGCGGCGCGCCCCGTGGGCGCGATCTGGATCTTCCCGGACGCCGTGAGGCGGCGGACCTCGTGCACATCGGCATCGACTGGCTGGCCTCGGTGTCGTTTGGCCATATCACGAGCAGCGCAAAGCGCGTGATCGTGCTGGGTGGTGGCAATACGGCCATGGATTGCTGCCGCTCGGCCCGACGGCTGGGCAGCACCGACGTGAAGGTGATCGTGCGCAGCGGCTTTGCGGAAATGAAGGCGTCGCCGTGGGAGAAGGAAGACGCGCTGCACGAGGGCATTCCGATCCTCAACTTTCATGTGCCGAAAGCGTTCGTGCACGAAAACGGCAAGCTCACCGGCATGCGCTTTGATGTCGTCGAGGCGGTCTACGATGGCAACGGCAAGCGCACCCTCGTGTCCACGGGCGAGCCCGAGGTGTTTGTCGAGTGCGATGCCGTGCTGATCGCCGTGGGCCAGGAGAACGCCTTTCCCTGGATCGAGAGCGATGTGGGCATTGCGTTCGACAAATGGGGCTTGCCCGTGCTGCATGGCAGCACGTTCCAGTCCACGCTCGAGCGCGTTTTTTTCGGTGGGGATGCGGCCTACGGCCCGAAGAACATCATCACGGCGGTGGCGCATGGCCACGAGGCGGCCATTTCCATCGACCGCTTCGTGCACGCACAGGACGTGCGCGTGCGCCCGGCTCCGACCACCAACCTGATGTCCACCAAGATGGGGATCCACGAGTGGACCTATCACAATGACGTGTCCCCCGACACGCGATTTCGGGTGCCCTGGGCCGCCGCCGAGGTGGCTCTGGCGAGCATCCGAGTCGAGGTGGAAATGGGGTTCGACGCCGCCACGGCTTTCAAGGAGGCCAGCCGGTGCCTGAACTGTGACGTGCAAACCGTCTTCAATCGGCAGGCCTGCATCGAGTGCGACGCCTGCACGGATGTCTGTCCGATGGACTGCATCACGTTTACCCACAACGGCGAGGAGGCGGAGTTGCGCACGCGACTGAAGGCGCCGGCTCGCAACCTGACCCAGGCGCTGTACGTGTCGGCGCCGCTCAAGACCGGGCGCGTCATGGTCAAGGACGAAGATGTCTGCCTGCACTGCGGACTGTGTGCCGAGCGCTGCCCCACGGGGGCCTGGGACATGCAGAAATTTCAGCTCACGACCGTTCAGGCCGGCCCGTATAGCCGCGCCGCTCAACCCATTCCCAGCACCCTGGAGGTCGCATGA
- a CDS encoding Crp/Fnr family transcriptional regulator, with translation MQAANLAKYLQTHTILSALSAQQLAPLVAHAKEQHLSPGEVLFSQGDAARHFYVLREGAVQIGVPAINGPALEVQALGADAVIGWSWLIPPYRWSFEAKAQSDASLVAFDGKAILQECEKDPALGYALMKVFAALMSQRLDAARLKMMESWMPPGWA, from the coding sequence ATGCAAGCTGCCAATCTCGCGAAGTACCTGCAAACGCACACCATTCTCTCCGCGCTCAGTGCGCAGCAATTGGCGCCGCTGGTGGCCCATGCCAAGGAACAGCATCTGTCGCCCGGCGAGGTGCTCTTCAGTCAGGGCGACGCAGCCCGGCACTTTTATGTCCTGCGCGAGGGTGCCGTGCAGATCGGTGTGCCGGCGATCAACGGCCCGGCACTCGAAGTGCAGGCGCTAGGCGCGGACGCCGTGATCGGCTGGTCGTGGCTCATTCCACCGTATCGGTGGAGTTTCGAGGCCAAGGCGCAATCGGATGCGTCCCTGGTGGCGTTTGACGGCAAGGCGATCCTGCAGGAATGCGAGAAGGATCCGGCCCTGGGCTACGCGCTGATGAAAGTCTTCGCCGCGCTGATGTCGCAACGGCTGGATGCAGCGCGCCTCAAGATGATGGAAAGCTGGATGCCACCCGGCTGGGCCTGA